In the genome of Curtobacterium sp. MCLR17_036, the window TGGTGGTGGTGCGCCTGGTCATGCCGGTCGTCCTCTTCCTGTTCCTGTCCGCGTCGTGGTCGGCGACGGGGCTCCGTGGTTGCGGGGCGTGGACACGCTACGTCGTCGTCCGACGGTGCGACAGACCCTCGTTGCGGGGTGCGCGATCCGGCGATCGGTCGGGGCGCGAGCGGGGGACGGGCGGGGTCACTACACTTGGGCGCGATATGGCTGAGTACATCTACCAGATGGTCCGCGCCCGCAAGGCGGTCGGCGACAAGCTGATCCTCGACGACGTCACGATGTCGTTCCTCCCCGGCGCCAAGATCGGCGTCGTCGGACCGAACGGCGCGGGCAAGTCGACGATCCTGAAGATCATGGCCGGTCTCGACCAGCCCTCCAACGGCGAGGCCAAGCTCTCGCCCGGCTTCACCGTCGGCATCCTCATGCAGGAGCCGGAGCTCGACGAGTCGAAGACCGTGCTCGAGAACGTGCAAGAGGGCGTCGGTGAGATCCACGGCAAGCTCGCTCGCTTCAACGAGATCTCGGCGCTCATGGCCGAGCCGGACGCCGACTTCGACGCCCTGCTCGCCGAGATGGGCACCCTGCAGGAAGAGATCGACGCGGCTGACGCGTGGGACCTCGACTCGCAGCTCGAGCAGGCGATGGCCGCGCTCCAGTGCCCCCCGGGCGACGAGCTCGTCACGCACCTGTCCGGTGGTGAGAAGCGCCGCGTCGCGCTCTGCAAGCTCCTGCTCCAGAAGCCCGACCTGCTCCTGCTCGACGAGCCCACCAACCACCTCGACGCCGAGTCCGTCCTCTGGCTCGAGCAGCACCTGCAGCAGTACCACGGTGCCGTCCTCGCCGTCACCCACGACCGGTACTTCCTCGACCACGTCGCACAGTGGATCGCCGAGGTCGATCGCGGCCGCCTGTACCCGTACGAGGGCAACTACTCGACCTACCTCGAGAAGAAGCGTGCGCGCCTCGAGGTCCAGGGCAAGAAGGACGCCAAGCTCGCGAAGCGCCTGTCCTCGGAGCTCGACTGGGTCCGCAGCAACACCAAGGGCCGTCAGGCGAAGTCGAAGGCCCGTCTCGCCCGGTACGAGGAGATGGTCACCGAGGCCGAGCGCACCCGCAAGCTCGACTTCGAGGAGATCGTCATCCCGGTGGGCCCGCGTCTGGGCTCCCAGGTCATCGACGCCGAGAAGCTGCACAAGCAGTTCGGTGAGCGCGTCATCATCGGCGACCTGTCCTTCACGCTGCCCCGCAACGGCATCGTCGGCGTCATCGGCCCGAACGGTGTCGGCAAGACGACGCTCTTCAAGACCATCGTCGGCCTCGAGCCGCTCGACGGGGGCACCCTGAAGATCGGCGAGACGGTCGACATCTCGTACGTCGACCAGAGCCGTGGCGGCATCGACCCGAACAAGAACCTGTGGGAGGTCGTGTCCGACGGGCTCGACTACATCCAGGTCGGCAAGACCGAGATCCCGTCGCGGGCCTACGTCTCGCAGTTCGGGTTCAAGGGCCCGGACCAGCAGAAGCGCGCCGGCATCCTGTCGGGTGGTGAGCGCAACCGCCTGAACCTCGCGCTCACGCTCAAGCAGGGCGGCAACCTGCTGCTGCTCGACGAGCCGACCAACGACCT includes:
- the ettA gene encoding energy-dependent translational throttle protein EttA, coding for MAEYIYQMVRARKAVGDKLILDDVTMSFLPGAKIGVVGPNGAGKSTILKIMAGLDQPSNGEAKLSPGFTVGILMQEPELDESKTVLENVQEGVGEIHGKLARFNEISALMAEPDADFDALLAEMGTLQEEIDAADAWDLDSQLEQAMAALQCPPGDELVTHLSGGEKRRVALCKLLLQKPDLLLLDEPTNHLDAESVLWLEQHLQQYHGAVLAVTHDRYFLDHVAQWIAEVDRGRLYPYEGNYSTYLEKKRARLEVQGKKDAKLAKRLSSELDWVRSNTKGRQAKSKARLARYEEMVTEAERTRKLDFEEIVIPVGPRLGSQVIDAEKLHKQFGERVIIGDLSFTLPRNGIVGVIGPNGVGKTTLFKTIVGLEPLDGGTLKIGETVDISYVDQSRGGIDPNKNLWEVVSDGLDYIQVGKTEIPSRAYVSQFGFKGPDQQKRAGILSGGERNRLNLALTLKQGGNLLLLDEPTNDLDVETLGSLENALLEYPGCAVVITHDRWFLDRIATHILAWEGLNEDGTPNWYWFEGNFEAYEENKIERLGADAAKPGRSTYRKLTRD